From Corynebacterium pseudotuberculosis:
CTTTCTTTCCCACTATGCGCGTCCGCGTGCGGTAAAACCCTTGGGATTCCTGGTAGACATGTTGGCGGCGGTCCCATCGATTGTTTATGGATTATGGGGCTGGCAGGTCTTAGGGCCGACGTTGTCAGGCTTCTACGAGTGGGTGAGCAGCTGGGGCGGAGGCTTCTTCCTCTTCAGCACCTATAGCAACTCGCCGGCCTTTGCCACAGGACGCAATATCTTCACCGGTGGTGTGGTTTTGGCGGTGATGATTCTCCCAATCATTGCCGCAACCACTCGTGAGGTCTTTGTGCAAACACCGCGCGGGCACATTGAGGCCGCATTGGCCTTGGGCGCTACCAAATGGGAAGTGGTGCGTATGACGGTGCTCCCTTTTGGCAAATCGGGTTTTATCTCCGGTTCGATGCTGGGACTTGGCCGTGCTTTGGGAGAAACAATGGCGCTGTACCTTGTTATTTCACCTTCCTCGGAGTTCCGATTTTCGCTTTTCGACGGCGGCACGACCTTTGCCACCGCCATCGCCAATGCCGCTCCGGAATTCAACGATGACCTGCGCGCCGGGGCGTATATCGCCGCCGGACTGGTCTTATTCCTGCTGACTTTTGCAGTTAATTCCATTGCCAGGTCAATAGTGAATTCTAAGGCCTGATATAAATGTTTTTTGATCTGAGGACGTCATGATCTACATGCAGACCGCCACTAGGCGTCGAAAGCTCACGGATAAAACAGCTACGCTTCTCGTCTATGCGTGCATGATTCTTGCTTTAATCCCACTGCTGTGGGTTCTCTCCACTTTGATAACAAAGGGTCTGGGAACATTAATTGACCCCTCGTGGTGGACTAGCTCCCAACGGGGTGTTTTGTACTCCCGTCCAGGCGGTGGTGCTCTGCACGCGATGGTCGGAACGCTGGTTCAGACCGCGATCTGTTCCCTTATCTCTATTCCGATCGGGGTGCTTACTGCGGTTTACCTTGTGGAATATGCAAATGGTAATCGCTTGGGGCGCATAACCACCTTTATGGTGGACATTCTGACTGGCGTTCCTTCTATCGTAGCTGCGCTGTTTGTGTACTCCATGTGGATTGTTATGTTTGGCTTCGGTCGTTCCGGGTTCGCTGTTGCGTTAGCACTAGTCATTCTTATGATTCCTGTGATTATCCGGAACACGGAAGAGATGCTGAGGGTTGTCCCCATGGATCTGCGAGAGGCCGCCTATGCTCTCGGAATTCCGCGATGGAAGACGATCACCAGGGTCGTTTTTGCCCACTGCTTTGTCCGGGATAGTCACGGGGGTGATGCTGGCTATCGCCCGAGTGATGGGGGAGTCTGCACCCGTGCTTATTTTGGTGGGGTCTACCCAGGTGATCAATTGGAATTTAACCGCGGGACCACAATCTTCCTTACCACTGATGATGCTGGATATGTATAAGGCGGGCACAGCGGATGCAGTATTAGACAAGCTCTGGGGCGCCGCGCTCACGCTTGTTCTCATTATTACCGTGCTCAACGTTCTTGCACGGTTTATTTCATCAAAGTTTTCCGTTCGCTCCGCGTAACCGGTTCTCTTTTATCAGAAAGTTAATGTGCGAGTATGTCTAAGCTAAAAATTGATGGGCTGAATATTTTTTACGGCGATTTTCACGCTGTACAAGACATCAATCTTGAGGTCCCGGAACGTTCGGTGACTGCTTTTATCGGCCCATCAGGTTGCGGAAAATCCACGGTATTGCGGTCTCTTAACCGCATGCATGAGGTGACACCGGGGGCCCGGGTAACGGGTACAGTGCTTCTCGACGGTCAGGACATCTACGCGCCGCATGTAGATCCCGTTACGGTCCGCACGACTATCGGAATGGTCTTTCAAAAGGCCAACCCGTTTCCCACCATGTCTATCGAGGACAACGTTGTGGCGGGCTTGAAGCTTGCTGGGGCCAAAGACAAAAAGAAGTTGAGAGAAGTCGCGGAAAAGTCGTTGCGCGGTGCAAATTTGTGGGAAGAGGTTAAAGATCGGCTCAACAAACCTGGCGGAGGGTTGTCCGGCGGGCAGCAGCAGCGTTTGTGCATTGCAAGGGCAATCGCGGTAGAACCCGAAGTGCTGTTAATGGATGAGCCGTGTTCTGCGCTTGACCCCATCTCCACGCTGGCGGTGGAGGAATTGATACATGAGCTAAAACAGGACTACACCATTGTCATAGTTACCCATAACATGCAGCAAGCCTCCAGGGTGTCTGACCAGACGGCGTTTTTCTCTTTGGAGGCCACCGGAAAACCTGGGCAACTGGTGGAAGTGGGGAAGACCAAGAAAATCTTCTCCAATCCAACAAATAAAGAGACGGAAGATTACATTTCCGGTCGGTTTGGGTAAGCTCTGAGGCTAACCTTTGTGCTGGTCATCACCTTTTCTGGGATTATTTACCTAAGATGACGGGGAAGTTCACCAACTGTTTACCTGCGCGGTGCTTTTCTTTTAACTTTGGGCGTTAGGTTAGTTTCCTGTGATGCGAAGTCAGCGTCACAAGAAAACATCATCAATGTGATTTCAGAACTTCTAAGAAGGAACATTTATGGCCGGCACCATCACCGCACTTAAGCTCGATCTTCCTACTGCAGATCAGTTGATAAACGCGGCAGATGCAGCTTTTAGCAACATGTATGCAGCACAAGAGCGAGACAACTCCAGTGTCGCTGACTTCCTCGTCGGA
This genomic window contains:
- the pstB gene encoding phosphate ABC transporter ATP-binding protein PstB produces the protein MSKLKIDGLNIFYGDFHAVQDINLEVPERSVTAFIGPSGCGKSTVLRSLNRMHEVTPGARVTGTVLLDGQDIYAPHVDPVTVRTTIGMVFQKANPFPTMSIEDNVVAGLKLAGAKDKKKLREVAEKSLRGANLWEEVKDRLNKPGGGLSGGQQQRLCIARAIAVEPEVLLMDEPCSALDPISTLAVEELIHELKQDYTIVIVTHNMQQASRVSDQTAFFSLEATGKPGQLVEVGKTKKIFSNPTNKETEDYISGRFG
- the pstC gene encoding phosphate ABC transporter permease subunit PstC; this translates as MERIAERIIIEDLDLPESFTEEPQNNPKQKPVRVRRPGDKVFSLLTASSTVTISVIIAAIGLFLVWRAIPALRNNSEGIVGFFTYTGAWSLQNTAQMLFGIPNLLAATVLVSVIALVIAMPIALGIGIFLSHYARPRAVKPLGFLVDMLAAVPSIVYGLWGWQVLGPTLSGFYEWVSSWGGGFFLFSTYSNSPAFATGRNIFTGGVVLAVMILPIIAATTREVFVQTPRGHIEAALALGATKWEVVRMTVLPFGKSGFISGSMLGLGRALGETMALYLVISPSSEFRFSLFDGGTTFATAIANAAPEFNDDLRAGAYIAAGLVLFLLTFAVNSIARSIVNSKA